One stretch of Prunus persica cultivar Lovell chromosome G1, Prunus_persica_NCBIv2, whole genome shotgun sequence DNA includes these proteins:
- the LOC18789385 gene encoding uncharacterized protein LOC18789385 isoform X2, producing the protein MVLRSRLLAKAISRTSTYHRANILGKVERMVDNDEKKITRVLFCGPHFPASHTYTREYLKEYPFVQVDDVPLDDVPGVIQNYNICIVKTMKFDSILLSHAEKMKLIMQYGVGLEGVDIDSATEFGIKVARIPSHVTGNAASCAEMAIYLMLGLLRKQNEMQIAIKQRKVGDPIGDMLLGKTVFILGFGNIGIDLAKRLRPFGVKIIATKRSWATHSLVSCLSNVQNGPVNDFVDEKGGHEDIHKFASKADIVVCCLCLNSDTVGVVNKPFISSMRKGSLLVNIARGGLLDYEAVSYYLESGHLGGLGIDVAWTEPFDPDDPILKFSNVLITPHVAGVTEYSYRSMSKVVGDVAIQLHEGRPLTGIEFVN; encoded by the exons ATGGTTTTGAGATCGAGGCTCTTGGCAAAGGCCATTAGTCGAACCAGCACATATCAtcg TGCAAATATCTTGGGGAAGGTTGAGAGAATGGTTGACAAcgatgagaagaaaattacCCGTGTTCTGTTTTGTGGGCCACATTTTCCTGCTTCTCATACCTACACAAGAGAATATTTGAAGGAGTACCCCTTTGTCCAG GTAGATGATGTTCCCCTTGATGACGTGCCTGGTGTTatccaaaattataatatcTGTATAGTGAAAACCATGAAGTTCGATTCAATTCTTCTCTCTCATGCAGAAAAGATGAAGCTTATAATGCAGTATGGTGTTGGCCTGGAAG GGGTTGACATTGATTCTGCAACTGAGTTTGGAATCAAAGTCGCTAGGATTCCGAGTCATGTAACTGGAAACGCAGCATCATGTGCAGAAATGGCGATTTATCTGATGCTGGGCCTTTTACGAAAGCAA AATGAGATGCAAATTGCTATAAAGCAGAGAAAGGTTGGAGACCCGATTGGTGACATGCTACTTGGAAAAACa GTCTTCATTTTAGGTTTTGGAAATATTGGAATTGACCTGGCAAAGCGCTTGAGACCGTTTGGTGTGAAAATTATTGCCACGAAACGGAGTTGGGCCACACATTCACTAGTTTCTTGTCTATCAAATG TTCAAAATGGTCCCGTCAATGATTTTGTTGATGAGAAGGGCGGCCATGAAGATATCCACAAGTTTGCAAGCAAAGCGGACATTGTTGTTTGTTGCTTGTGTTTAAACAGTGACACT GTTGGCGTCGTAAACAAGCCATTTATATCTTCTATGAGAAAG ggTTCCCTTTTGGTAAATATTGCCCGAGGGGGTCTCCTGGACTATGAAGCTGTTTCGTATTACTTAGAGTCTGGCCACTTAGGTGGTTTAGGGATTGATGTTGCTTGGACAGAGCCTTTTGATCCTGATGATCCAATTTTGAAGTTCAGCAATGTTCTCATCACACCTCATGTGGCAGGAGTTACTGAGTATTCTTACAGATCCATGTCCAAG GTCGTTGGTGATGTCGCCATTCAACTCCATGAAGGGAGGCCCTTGACTGGAATTGAGTTTGTCAACTGA
- the LOC18789385 gene encoding uncharacterized protein LOC18789385 isoform X1, with amino-acid sequence MVLRSRLLAKAISRTSTYHRLMSCSANILGKVERMVDNDEKKITRVLFCGPHFPASHTYTREYLKEYPFVQVDDVPLDDVPGVIQNYNICIVKTMKFDSILLSHAEKMKLIMQYGVGLEGVDIDSATEFGIKVARIPSHVTGNAASCAEMAIYLMLGLLRKQNEMQIAIKQRKVGDPIGDMLLGKTVFILGFGNIGIDLAKRLRPFGVKIIATKRSWATHSLVSCLSNVQNGPVNDFVDEKGGHEDIHKFASKADIVVCCLCLNSDTVGVVNKPFISSMRKGSLLVNIARGGLLDYEAVSYYLESGHLGGLGIDVAWTEPFDPDDPILKFSNVLITPHVAGVTEYSYRSMSKVVGDVAIQLHEGRPLTGIEFVN; translated from the exons ATGGTTTTGAGATCGAGGCTCTTGGCAAAGGCCATTAGTCGAACCAGCACATATCAtcg TCTAATGTCCTGCAGTGCAAATATCTTGGGGAAGGTTGAGAGAATGGTTGACAAcgatgagaagaaaattacCCGTGTTCTGTTTTGTGGGCCACATTTTCCTGCTTCTCATACCTACACAAGAGAATATTTGAAGGAGTACCCCTTTGTCCAG GTAGATGATGTTCCCCTTGATGACGTGCCTGGTGTTatccaaaattataatatcTGTATAGTGAAAACCATGAAGTTCGATTCAATTCTTCTCTCTCATGCAGAAAAGATGAAGCTTATAATGCAGTATGGTGTTGGCCTGGAAG GGGTTGACATTGATTCTGCAACTGAGTTTGGAATCAAAGTCGCTAGGATTCCGAGTCATGTAACTGGAAACGCAGCATCATGTGCAGAAATGGCGATTTATCTGATGCTGGGCCTTTTACGAAAGCAA AATGAGATGCAAATTGCTATAAAGCAGAGAAAGGTTGGAGACCCGATTGGTGACATGCTACTTGGAAAAACa GTCTTCATTTTAGGTTTTGGAAATATTGGAATTGACCTGGCAAAGCGCTTGAGACCGTTTGGTGTGAAAATTATTGCCACGAAACGGAGTTGGGCCACACATTCACTAGTTTCTTGTCTATCAAATG TTCAAAATGGTCCCGTCAATGATTTTGTTGATGAGAAGGGCGGCCATGAAGATATCCACAAGTTTGCAAGCAAAGCGGACATTGTTGTTTGTTGCTTGTGTTTAAACAGTGACACT GTTGGCGTCGTAAACAAGCCATTTATATCTTCTATGAGAAAG ggTTCCCTTTTGGTAAATATTGCCCGAGGGGGTCTCCTGGACTATGAAGCTGTTTCGTATTACTTAGAGTCTGGCCACTTAGGTGGTTTAGGGATTGATGTTGCTTGGACAGAGCCTTTTGATCCTGATGATCCAATTTTGAAGTTCAGCAATGTTCTCATCACACCTCATGTGGCAGGAGTTACTGAGTATTCTTACAGATCCATGTCCAAG GTCGTTGGTGATGTCGCCATTCAACTCCATGAAGGGAGGCCCTTGACTGGAATTGAGTTTGTCAACTGA
- the LOC18791442 gene encoding receptor-like protein kinase HAIKU2 — MATQVLLSSLQFLLAAFKLTIFLSLLFPPCMALKFETEALLDFKGQLKDPLSFLDSWNETAESPCGFFGVTCESGRVNGISLDNKNLSGEISPSIGVLDSLTTLSLPLNNITGRLPAQLTRCGNLRVLNITGNKMMGRIPDLSALANLKILDLSANSFSAAFPSWVTNLTGLVSLGLGENDFDEGEIPEGLGNLKNLTWLYLVASQLRGEIPESVYEMKALQTLGMSKNKLSGKLSKSISKLQNLHKIELFYNNLTGEIPPELANLALLREFDISSNKFYGKLPSVIGNLKNLVVFQLYGNNFSGEFPAGFGDMEHLSAVSIYGNRFSGEFPTNFGRFSPLASIDISENLFSGGFPKFLCEQGKLQFLLALDNNFSGELPDSYAHCKSLERFRVNQNRLSGKIPTEVWSLPKAKIVDFSDNDFSGGVSPSIGFSTSLNQLILQNNRFSGNLPLELGKLSTLERLYLSNNNFSGDIPSEIGALKQLSSLHLEQNSLTGPIPSELGNCVRLVDMNLAWNSLTGNIPSTFSLISSLNSLNLSENKLTGSIPENLVKLKLSSIDLSGNQLSGRVPSDLLTMGGDKAFNGNKGLCVDQYSRSRTNSGMNICTKKPSQKKVLENKLALFSVIASALVAILAGLLLVSYKNFKLGEADRENDLEGGKEIDPKWKLASFHQLEIDADEICALEEENLIGSGSTGRVYRIDLKKGGGTVAVKQLWKADGMKLLTAEMDILGKIRHRNILKLYACLVKGGSSLLVFEYMPNGNLFEALHRQIKGGQPELDWYQRYKIALGAARGISYLHHDCSPPIIHRDIKSTNILLDNDYEPKVADFGVAKIAENSQKGSDYSSLAGTHGYIAPELAYTPKVTEKCDVYSFGVVLLELVTGRRPIEEDYGEGKDIVYWVSTNLSDRENVVKILDDKVANESVLDDMIKVLKVAVLCTTKLPSLRPTMRDVIKMLTDADPSTFRSPKSNSDKNGKDFSSHELLI, encoded by the exons ATGGCCACCCAAGTCCTACTTTCTTCCCTCCAGTTTTTGCTAGCGGCTTTCAAGTTGAccattttcctctctttgcTTTTCCCGCCTTGTATGGCTCTAAAGTTTGAAACTGAGGCCCTCCTTGATTTCAAAGGGCAGCTCAAAGACCCTTTGAGCTTTCTTGATTCCTGGAATGAGACAGCGGAGTCGCCTTGCGGTTTCTTCGGAGTTACTTGCGAATCGGGGAGAGTCAATGGAATTTCTCTTGACAACAAGAACCTCTCTGGTGAGATTTCACCCTCCATTGGTGTGCTGGACAGCCTCACCACGCTTTCGCTGCCTTTGAACAACATTACAGGAAGGCTTCCGGCACAACTCACTCGTTGTGGCAACCTTAGAGTATTAAATATCACCGGCAATAAAATGATGGGAAGAATCCCAGATCTTTCTGCACTTGCAAACTTGAAAATTCTTGATCTTTCAGCAAACTCCTTCTCCGCGGCGTTCCCATCTTGGGTGACGAATCTGACAGGGTTGGTTTCTCTGGGCCTTGGGGAAAATGACTTTGATGAAGGTGAGATTCCTGAGGGGCTTGGAAACTTGAAGAACTTGACTTGGCTGTATCTGGTGGCTTCCCAGTTGAGAGGAGAGATTCCGGAATCTGTTTATGAAATGAAGGCATTGCAGACGTTGGGTATGTCGAAAAACAAGCTCTCTGGGAAGCTCTCTAAGTCGATTTCCAAGCTACAAAATCTCCATAAGATTGAacttttttataacaatttgACTGGAGAAATCCCACCGGAGCTTGCTAATCTCGCCCTTCTGCGGGAATTCGATATCTCTTCAAACAAATTTTATGGGAAACTGCCTTCGGTGATAGGAAATCTGAAGAATTTAGTGGTTTTTCAGTTATACGGAAACAATTTCTCTGGGGAATTTCCAGCTGGGTTTGGAGATATGGAACACCTTTCTGCAGTCTCAATTTATGGAAACAGATTTTCTGGGGAATTTCCCACAAATTTTGGCAGATTCTCACCTTTGGCAAGCATTGACATATCCGAAAATCTGTTTTCAGGTGGTTTCCCAAAGTTTCTTTGTGAACAAGGCAAGTTACAATTTTTGCTTGCTTTGGACAACAATTTTTCTGGGGAGCTGCCAGATTCTTATGCTCACTGTAAATCTCTAGAGAGATTCAGAGTCAATCAGAATCGTTTGTCTGGGAAAATTCCAACTGAAGTTTGGTCACTTCCGAAAGCGAAAATTGTCGATTTTAGTGATAACGACTTTAGCGGAGGGGTATCCCCTAGCATTGGGTTTTCAACCAGCTTGAATCAGTTGATATTGCAGAACAACAGATTTTCAGGTAATCTTCCACTGGAACTTGGGAAGCTGTCTACCTTGGAGAGGCTCTATTTGAGTAATAACAACTTCTCTGGTGACATACCTTCTGAAATTGGTGCGCTAAAGCAGCTGTCATCATTGCATCTTGAACAAAATTCTTTGACAGGACCAATACCATCAGAACTGGGAAATTGTGTTAGGTTGGTGGACATGAATCTTGCTTGGAATTCTTTAACTGGTAATATCCCCAGTACATTTTCACTGATAAGCTCTTTGAACTCTCTAAATCTGTcggaaaataaactcacagGTTCGATTCCAGAAAATTTGGTGAAATTGAAGCTAAGTTCTATAGATTTGTCAGGCAATCAGTTATCTGGAAGAGTACCGTCTGATCTTCTGACCATGGGAGGAGACAAAGCCTTCAATGGAAACAAGGGACTCTGCGTAGACCAATATTCCAGAAGCCGTACGAATTCTGGGATGAATATTTGCACTAAGAAGCCTAGTCAGAAAAAGGtgcttgaaaataaactggcTTTATTCTCCGTTATAGCATCTGCATTGGTTGCTATTTTAGCTGGATTGCTGCTGGTCAGTTACAAGAACTTCAAGCTTGGTGAGGCTGACAGAGAAAATGATTTGGAAGGGGGGAAGGAAATAGATCCCAAATGGAAACTTGCATCTTTTCACCAATTGGAAATAGATGCAGATGAAATATGTGCtctggaagaagaaaatttgattgGGAGTGGCAGTACAGGGAGAGTGTATCGCATAGATTTGAAGAAAGGTGGCGGTACAGTAGCTGTAAAGCAACTGTGGAAAGCAGATGGCATGAAGCTTTTGACTGCAGAGATGGACATTTTGGGAAAGATCAGGCACAGAAATATATTGAAGCTTTATGCTTGTTTAGTGAAGGGAGGATCCAGTCTTCTGGTGTTTGAGTACATGCCAAATGGTAATTTGTTTGAAGCTCTTCACAGACAGATTAAAGGTGGGCAGCCAGAATTGGATTGGTACCAGAGGTATAAGATTGCTTTGGGAGCAGCTAGGGGGATTTCTTATCTGCACCATGATTGTTCACCACCTATAATTCATAGAGATATAAAATCAACCAATATTCTGCTCGATAACGATTATGAGCCGAAAGTTGCTGATTTTGGGGTTGCAAAGATTGCAGAGAACTCTCAGAAGGGTTCTGATTACAGCTCCTTGGCTGGCACGCATGGGTATATTGCTCCTG AGCTGGCATATACTCCTAAAGTCACTGAAAAATGCGATGTATATAGCTTCGGTGTTGTGCTGCTGGAGCTAGTAACTGGTAGGAGACCGATCGAAGAGGACTACGGGGAAGGAAAAGATATTGTTTACTGGGTTTCGACTAACCTCAGTGACCGTGAAAATGTTGTTAAAATTCTAGATGATAAAGTGGCAAATGAATCTGTCCTGGATGACATGATCAAGGTCTTGAAGGTTGCCGTTCTTTGTACTACCAAGCTACCATCCTTGCGCCCTACAATGCGGGACGTTATCAAGATGCTTACTGATGCTGATCCCAGCACTTTCAGGTCTCCAAAGAGCAACTCCGACAAAAATGGGAAGGATTTCTCCAGTCATGAGTTACTTATTTAG
- the LOC18789744 gene encoding F-box protein CPR30: MANSLASKNVGLLRLVEERSLTKKIEEEKKHKREKQVPYLHKDCISNILVRLPLDSLQRSRFVCKPWYNIIKNPKFIDAHLHRSESVLIFLSPFPNESLYPFSVASVPKELPNTVSVELNLLQPKPIPIFNHTTINAPRFSVQFLEFKNDKSKIGEYSLSCSGNIRATCNGLILLDNKLKNGGLVVMNPVTRKLIALPLGTLSRPHDESYGFALIDSTGEYKVVHLFRDELRYVSCEILSLRTKAWREVNGPSFGFFNRFVDGPISAIGGLHWIPQVDRSEYIVSIEVDKEKFHQIPLPRSSRTHDRIVDMGGVLCLIVHEDVNHIDIWILKGFYGEVWTKYHSITVGSIIDMVPLFSLRIKGDIIFKRDEDGSFYVYDFQHQEMRKVEMVEGCIPRSSTTYLPHVNSLVSWMEVNLDMCD, translated from the coding sequence ATGGCAAACTCACTAGCAAGCAAGAATGTTGGCTTATTAAGGTTAGTGGAGGAGAGATCATTGACCAAGAAAatagaggaagagaaaaaacatAAGCGAGAAAAACAAGTTCCTTATCTCCATAAAGATTGTATCTCAAATATCCTTGTGCGACTTCCTCTTGACTCTCTTCAAAGGTCAAGGTTCGTTTGCAAACCTTGGTataacataattaaaaaccccaaattcattGATGCTCATCTCCATCGCTCTGAATCTGTTTTGATCTTTCTATCACCATTTCCAAATGAAAGTCTATACCCTTTTTCTGTGGCTTCTGTACCAAAAGAGTTGCCAAACACTGTTTCAGTTGAATTAAATCTTCTTCAGCCAAAGCCTATCCCCATTTTCAACCACACAACCATAAACGCTCCAAGGTTTTCTGTCCAGTTTCTGGAATTTAAAAATGATAAGAGCAAGATAGGAGAGTACAGTTTAAGCTGCTCTGGCAATATTAGAGCCACCTGTAACGGTCTAATTCTGCTTGataacaaattgaagaacgGAGGACTAGTAGTCATGAATCCTGTGACTAGGAAGCTGATTGCACTTCCGCTGGGTACTTTATCTCGTCCACATGATGAGTCCTATGGTTTTGCACTGATTGATTCTACTGGTGAATATAAAGTAGTCCACTTGTTTCGGGATGAGTTGAGGTATGTCAGCTGTGAGATTTTGAGTCTTCGGACAAAAGCATGGAGAGAAGTCAATGGTCCTTCGTTTGGGTTCTTTAATAGGTTTGTAGATGGACCTATTTCAGCAATTGGAGGTCTGCACTGGATTCCTCAAGTTGACCGTAGCGAATACATAGTGTCTATTGAAGTCGATAAGGAGAAGTTTCACCAAATTCCACTCCCAAGAAGTAGCAGAACTCATGATAGGATTGTTGACATGGGTGGCGTTTTGTGTCTTATCGTTCATGAGGACGTGAACCATATTGACATTTGGATCTTGAAGGGTTTCTATGGAGAAGTCTGGACGAAGTATCACAGTATCACCGTGGGTTCCATAATAGACATGGTTCCCCTTTTTAGTTTAAGAATCAAGGGTGACATTATTTTCAAGCGAGACGAAGATGGTTCCTTTTATGTTTATGACTTCCAGCATCAAGAGATGAGAAAGGTTGAGATGGTAGAAGGATGTATACCGAGGTCTTCTACAACATACCTGCCTCATGTCAACAGCCTTGTTTCATGGATGGAAGTGAATCTGGACATGTGTGATTGA
- the LOC18789021 gene encoding serine/threonine-protein kinase-like protein CCR4, with translation MAAFWYNSIFLILSFSLVSFFPCSIYSLSTLSISESSNQTLVCALIHPNNQPSFLNCTSFPSGIRIPVDKNASSSFSGIVAGDGFLCSLMSLSSAPNTSILICWRFSANGTNMSRKRIYRGPALKQLVAGNSHVCGLVNGSTSRVECWQWHRFNSNTWNRHSYDFSSISVGENFVCGVSKIGKVTCLGSNNKVVGNEPSWNCSAVSAGFNHACGISSENDSLHCWGDMKGDKPQEKFTSLALGENRSCALRTNGTVVCWGENNFSLPVDLQETYFVAIEAKRSVFCGVLSSNFSLYCWGNPIFDASNNFTVFESDVKPGPCTRECPSWSNALPGYGRFCEQGYVVCQPHEGTEEPPDQRPFAPSPAPEIDKPPSSSGSKWSKKMVAFLVVGCVGSIAFVLVCCFLAFKFCKIRGSRIHDSGPLEMTQLQGHQGAVAANAAAAVVAGQPVLEKRLSHVVSMGANGASLEEFSLEELLEATSNFSEEHKIGTGSYGSVYYARLTDGRQVAIKRAETSASSSYVGGHARRQEDKDNAFVNELESLSRLNHKNLVRLLGFFEDTKERILVYEYMNNATLHDHLHKLPHSPLVSWAARINVALDAARGVEYLHVYAVPPVIHRDIKSSNILLDDTLHAKVSDFGLSLMGPEDDESHLSLRAAGTFGYMDPEYYRLQQLTTKSDVYSFGVVLLELLSGYNAIHKNENGVPRNVVDFVVPYIVNDEIHRILDPKMPAPNPFEIEAVAYVGYLAADCVSLEGRDRPSMTDIVSSLERALSFCLASVSRSSSTTQSST, from the coding sequence ATGGCTGCCTTTTGGTACAATAGCATCTTTCTGATCCTTAGCTTTTCCTTGGTTTCATTCTTTCCATGTAGCATTTATTCACTCTCCACTCTATCAATCTCTGAGTCTTCAAATCAAACATTAGTCTGTGCGCTCATACATCCCAACAACCAGCCTTCCTTTCTCAATTGTACTAGTTTTCCTAGTGGAATTCGAATTCCTGTCGACAAGaatgcttcttcttccttcagtGGTATAGTTGCTGGAGATGGGTTTTTATGCTCGTTGATGTCCCTGTCTTCTGCCCCCAATacttcaattttgatttgcTGGAGGTTCTCTGCCAATGGTACTAACATGTCCCGCAAGCGTATCTACAGAGGTCCGGCTCTCAAGCAACTTGTTGCTGGAAATTCCCATGTATGCGGCCTGGTTAATGGGAGTACAAGCCGCGTCGAATGCTGGCAATGGCACAGATTCAATTCAAACACGTGGAATCGACACAGCTATGACTTCTCAAGCATCTCCGTGGGAGAGAATTTTGTATGCGGGGTATCAAAAATTGGGAAAGTTACTTGCTTAGGAAGCAATAATAAAGTGGTTGGAAACGAGCCTAGCTGGAATTGCAGTGCTGTAAGTGCAGGGTTCAATCATGCTTGTGGCATCTCATCGGAGAATGATAGTTTGCATTGTTGGGGAGATATGAAGGGTGATAAACCACAAGAGAAATTCACATCTCTGGCCTTGGGAGAGAACCGCAGTTGTGCTCTCAGGACTAATGGAACAGTTGTTTGCTGGGGTGAAAATAACTTCAGCTTGCCTGTGGATCTGCAAGAAACTTATTTCGTAGCAATTGAAGCAAAACGAAGTGTCTTCTGCGGAGTGCTGTCATCTAATTTTTCCTTGTATTGCTGGGGCAACCCAATTTTTGATGCCTCAAACAATTTCACGGTGTTCGAGAGTGACGTGAAGCCAGGGCCGTGTACAAGGGAGTGCCCATCATGGAGCAATGCATTACCAGGCTATGGTAGATTTTGTGAACAAGGATATGTAGTTTGCCAACCCCATGAAGGGACCGAAGAGCCGCCTGATCAACGACCATTTGCACCGTCACCGGCACCAGAGATCGACAAGCCCCCATCATCATCAGGGAGTAAATGGAGCAAGAAAATGGTGGCTTTTCTTGTAGTGGGGTGTGTCGGCTCCATAGCTTTCGTTTTGGTATGTTGTTTCTTGGCGTtcaagttttgcaaaattAGAGGAAGCCGCATTCATGACTCGGGCCCCTTGGAGATGACCCAGTTACAAGGTCATCAAGGCGCCGTTGCAGCTAATGCTGCCGCAGCTGTAGTGGCAGGGCAGCCGGTGTTGGAGAAGCGGCTGAGCCATGTGGTGAGCATGGGTGCCAATGGGGCTTCTTTGGAGGAATTTTCATTGGAAGAACTTCTAGAAGCCACTTCTAACTTCTCCGAAGAACACAAAATCGGAACAGGCAGCTATGGCTCAGTCTACTACGCCAGATTAACTGACGGCCGCCAAGTGGCCATCAAGCGCGCCGAGACCTCAGCCTCCTCCTCCTACGTCGGTGGACATGCAAGGCGCCAGGAGGACAAAGACAACGCTTTCGTCAACGAGCTCGAATCCCTCTCCCGCCTCAACCACAAGAACCTAGTCCGCTTGCTCGGCTTTTTCGAAGACACAAAAGAGCGCATTTTGGTGTACGAGTACATGAACAACGCTACTCTCCACGACCATCTCCACAAGCTCCCACACTCCCCTCTAGTCTCATGGGCCGCGCGCATCAACGTGGCTCTCGATGCAGCCCGAGGCGTTGAGTACCTCCACGTGTACGCAGTCCCACCAGTCATACACCGTGACATCAAGTCGTCCAACATATTACTGGACGACACATTGCACGCCAAGGTGTCGGACTTCGGGCTATCCTTGATGGGCCCGGAGGACGATGAGTCGCACCTCTCACTCCGGGCAGCCGGTACATTCGGGTACATGGACCCAGAGTACTACCGGCTGCAACAGCTGACGACGAAGAGTGACGTGTACAGCTTTGGAGTGGTGTTGCTAGAGCTGTTGTCGGGTTACAACGCAATTCACAAGAATGAAAACGGGGTGCCAAGAAACGTTGTGGATTTTGTGGTGCCGTACATTGTGAACGATGAGATCCATCGGATATTGGACCCGAAAATGCCCGCCCCGAACCCGTTTGAGATCGAGGCCGTGGCATACGTTGGGTACTTGGCGGCGGATTGTGTAAGTTTGGAAGGTAGGGACAGGCCATCCATGACTGACATAGTGAGTAGCTTGGAAAGAGCGTTGAGTTTTTGCTTGGCAAGCGTTTCTCGCTCTTCTTCCACGACTCAGTCTTCCACGTAG
- the LOC18789250 gene encoding adenylate kinase, chloroplastic: MACNVNVVHQAAMASAIGQPNKPSQRPNASLSAPSNSKPKSCCKLLLSSQSSFISGFSPSRPQTLTPFRSSRAQNFPVVGSAKAEPLRIMISGAPASGKGTQCQLITQKYGLVHVAAGDLLRAEIASGSENGRRAREYMEQGQLVPDEIVVMMVKERLLQPDSKENGWLLDGYPRSSSQAIALKELGFKPDLFILLEVPEEILVERVVGRRLDPITGKIYHLKYSPPETQEIASRLTQRFDDTEEKVKLRLNTHHQNVEAVLSMYEDITIKVNGSVNKEDVFTQIDSALTRLLDKRQATSESLPA; this comes from the exons atgGCTTGCAATGTAAACGTAGTCCACCAAGCAGCAATGGCGTCAGCCATAGGCCAGCCTAACAAGCCTTCTCAGCGGCCGAACGCATCTCTGTCCGCGCCATCCAATTCAAAGCCCAAATCTTGTTGTAAGCTTCTTTTGTCCTCACAGTCTTCTTTCATTTCCGGTTTCTCTCCCTCTCGTCCTCAAACCCTAACTCCGTTTCGTTCCAGCAGAGCTCAGAATTTCCCG GTTGTGGGGTCTGCCAAGGCAGAGCCGCTGAGAATAATGATATCGGGGGCGCCAGCTTCTGGTAAAGGAACGCAATGCCAGCTCATTACCCAGAAG TATGGTTTAGTGCATGTTGCTGCTGGAGATTTACTTAGAGCAGAGATTGCATCTGGGAGTGAAAATGGAAGGCGTGCAAGAGAGTACATGGAACAAGGACAATTGGTTCCAGATGAAATAGTTGTCATG ATGGTGAAGGAGCGTCTATTGCAGCCAGATTCTAAAGAAAATGGTTGGCTTTTGGATGGATACCCTAGGAGCTCATCGCAAGCAATTGCTCTTAAGGAATTAGGGTTTAAGCCGGATCTTTTCATTCTTCTAGAA GTCCCTGAAGAGATTCTTGTTGAGAGAGTTGTTGGAAGAAGGTTAGATCCTATTACTGGGAAGATATACCATTTAAAGTATTCTCCGCCAGAGACCCAAGAGATTGCGTCAAGGCTCACCCAACGTTTTGATGATACAGAAGAAAAG GTGAAATTGCGATTGAACACTCATCATCAGAATGTGGAGGCCGTACTTTCAATGTATGAAGACATAACAATTAAG gTTAATGGAAGTGTTAACAAGGAGGATGTGTTTACCCAAATTGACAGTGCGCTCACCCGACTACTTGATAAAAGACAGGCTACTTCAGAATCTCTGCCAGCATAG